The Paenibacillus sp. 481 DNA window CCGCTGCATGAACTGAATACGACGTTGAAGCATTGGAGTTCTTGGAAAGATACGATCAATCATGAGGAGTTACGGATGGCAGGGGAGAAGCTAGAGACAGTCAATCAGCAGCTTGGCCATCTATGCTTTGCGCTCCAACCGAAGTTGATTGAAACGGTTGGATTTGCAAATGCGATTCAACATTACATAGATTTAGAATTCGAGCAGTTGGGGAGCGAGGTTACGTTCGAAAGATCGGTTCATCCGCTGCTTGATGCACAGTCGCCTAGCTTTAAGCTTCATTTGTTCCGAGTGGCACAGGAGCTGTTAATGAATGCACGCAAGCATGCTTATGCCGAGCGTATTTACTTGGGGTTGTGGGCAGATTTGAATGGCATCATTATGTATTATGAAGATGACGGAGTTGGATTTGATCCTGGTGCCGTGTTTGGGCAGCAAGTCCAATCAAGAGGCCTAAAGCAGATGAGGGCTCGCGTGTTAACGCAACAGGGAGATGTGGAGTGGAAAGTGACGCCAAATCAAGGGGTTGTTATGGAAATTATTATTCCTTACCCATCCATATCGTCTGAACAATCTTAAATCGTAAGACGGGGAGCCGCTGCTAATAGAGAGTGGCTCTTTTTGTGTCTTTCACGATGTGATGCGGTGTAAAAGGATTGCATTGCTATAGCAAACGGTGTATCATTTTGGAAACAGAAAGGGGCGGTTATAGATGAAATATTCGTTCTCTAAGCGAGTACAATCCGTGGAAAGTTCAGTTGTGCGTGAGATTTTAAAGTTGACACAAGGCAAGTCGATTATATCTTTTGCAGGCGGATTGCCAGCAGATGAATGGTTTCCAGTAGATGCGATGCGCGTCGCGGCGGAGCGAGTGTTCAATCAGGGTCCGCAGGCGTTGCAGTACGGATTGACAGAAGGGGTTACGGCGTTAAGAGAGAGCATTTCTCAGCGTATGGCTGCAAATCGCAATATTCATGCTGATGTGAATGAAATCTTGGTAACGAGCGGCTCACAGCAAGCGCTAGATTTGTATGTTCGCGCTTTGCTTGATCCAGGTGATGTCGTACTCGTGGAAGATCCAACGTACTTGGCGTGTTTGCAAGTGTTAGGCATGAACGAGGCGCGTGTGATTCCGGTCGAGAGCGATGATTTCGGTATGCTGCCAGATGATCTGGAACAAAAGTTGAAGCAGTATAATCCGAAGTTCGTCTATGTCGTGCCGACATTTAGCAACCCGACTGGGCGCGTATGGAGCTTGGAGCGTCGTGAAGCGCTACTGAGGTTGTGTCGTGAGCAGGAAACGTTAATATTGGAAGATGATCCTTACGGCGATATTAGCTTTACTTCTAATAAAGTGCCAACTATTGCATCTTTGGAAGGAAAGCAAGCGGATCGTATTGTGGCATATACGAGTACGTTTAGTAAGACCGTTGCTCCAGGACTGCGTACAGGCTGGGTCGTAGCAGATAAACGTATCATTAATATGATGGCTAAGGTCAAGCAATCATCAGATTTGCATTCAAGTGTGTTGGATCAGCTTATTTTAGTAGAAATGCTTAATCCAGCAGTATTTAATATAGATGACCATATTCATAAGCTGGCTGCGGTTTATAAGGAACGTATGGAGACGATGGCAGCTGAGTTGAAAAATGATTTATGGAAAAATGCGCGTTGG harbors:
- a CDS encoding aminotransferase-like domain-containing protein encodes the protein MKYSFSKRVQSVESSVVREILKLTQGKSIISFAGGLPADEWFPVDAMRVAAERVFNQGPQALQYGLTEGVTALRESISQRMAANRNIHADVNEILVTSGSQQALDLYVRALLDPGDVVLVEDPTYLACLQVLGMNEARVIPVESDDFGMLPDDLEQKLKQYNPKFVYVVPTFSNPTGRVWSLERREALLRLCREQETLILEDDPYGDISFTSNKVPTIASLEGKQADRIVAYTSTFSKTVAPGLRTGWVVADKRIINMMAKVKQSSDLHSSVLDQLILVEMLNPAVFNIDDHIHKLAAVYKERMETMAAELKNDLWKNARWNLPQGGMFFWVELPEGLHADSLLKCAVEKGVAFVPGKPFYASEAKRNTLRLNYSFAEPSVIRTGMSRLSEAVSEFTARSSD